In Setaria italica strain Yugu1 chromosome I, Setaria_italica_v2.0, whole genome shotgun sequence, the genomic window CAAGAACGCCTCCATTTGCTTCGCCCTAGTCTTGATCGACATATCAAACACCTTCTGCCCGAACTCAATCACAAGTCCTCCCATGATGCTGTAGTCAATCTGCAGAGAAAGCACAATTGAGGAACATTCCTTCAAATTTTACTTTTGAGGCTACAGACTAGCTCGTGGACCAAGTAGTTACCTTCTGTTCAACCAAAATAGTTTTGTTCTTCCCAAGGATATCTTGCAAGGTCTCCTTGAGttctttctcctccttctcCGGAAGTGGCTAACAGAAAAGAAACATGTGTCAGCAAAAGAAATCAAGTGATGACATGTCACCTACTCGAGGAACTACAAATGCATCTGCAGTGAGGAACCCTCGACCTATGGATCATCTGAGGTAAGCAAGCTTCATAAAATTCTGGAATGATTTATCCTCATTTTGTAGAAATGAAAGGTTATCACAATTTGCTGGGTGATTGTGTGATAAGAGATGTAGCAGCTTGTTCGAGGCCGTCACAAAACAGAGCAACTCTGAGCGGCACGGAGAACTGCAGGGTGAGTTCGATTTCGCCAACCTTCAATGCAAAGATCACCACTTATCTGGCCCCTTTGCTCTGCAAATTGGCtttcttcaacagatgcaaaCCAAATACCCTAAAATATGTAGACATTCCCCCTCGACCTTTTGAGGCTAAGAAAAAAAAACCGAGAACCCAATAGCAAACAGAACAGATAGGAACATGGTATGCCTCTTAAGTTGGTCGTGCAAGATTAAGCATGTCAACTCCAAAACAAATTATGCATGTCAAACGCTGATATGGAGTACTTAATACCATTCAGATCATTGCACTATAGCACTACCCGCTGCCAGCCATGAATAAACTACAGACTCTCTTTAGTTTGTAACTTCAAAGACATGAATTTGATAAAACTGCCTGGCAAAATTTATCATATGTAATCTGGAGACATCATACAATATTCACCCCCaggaaaaaaactttttttGCCTCCACAGTTAATTTATTTCTATTTTCAGCTTGAAAGACAAAATATGCCAAATAGAACAGCAGAGACCATAAAAAAACTTAAGAAGACAAGAAATCCAAGAAATTCACATCGAGCAACATTATCCATCACGATTTATTTCATATTGTCATCAAATCAAGCAAAAGAAAGCTATATATGCATCATCAAACATTTCTTTTAACATGAGAATGGTACTGAGATATTCAACCAGATATTGTTTTCAAAGTTGCAAGAGGAAAAATGGGTTGGAAAATCAACTTACAATAACTGTCCTGAcaacaaccttcacctcccCCTTATGTGCCATGGTCAAATCAACAAATCTCTCGGCAATGCGCTCAATAAATTTCAGTCTGCCATTGTCCGCCAGGACAGCTTCATAAACCAACAAAAAGTTAGGCACTGCCAAGATACATGGTACAGAACAAATGATATCCATTTATCCATCATACCAAGTaccaaaattcaaaattcaaaccagTTTCTTGAGAGAAATAGCTCAACTAATGGGTTTGGTAACAAATATATAGCTGATAAATAATAAAGCTGCCCTTACAAATAAACTACTGCACATGATAAAAATTATCATACAGAATTACAGATGAAGGCTACAAAAAGCATTTGCTCTGTATTAATATGGAATAGACTATTGGAACCAATAACACAAGAAAATGGTTCAATGCATTTTACACAGTTTGTCAGTAAGGCATTTACAGAACAACAGCTTCCTATCAAACTTGGGCGTATTGAATCTTAATCAAGACTACTGCACATGATAAAAATTATCATACAGAATTACAGATGAAGGCTACAAAAAGCATTTGCTCTGTATTAATATGGAATAGACTATTGGAACCAATAACACAAGAAAATGGTTCGATGCATTTTACACAGTTTGTCAGTGAGGCATGTACAGAACAACAGCTTCCTATCAAACTTGGGCGTATTGAATCTTAATCAAGTAATCAACACATTACAAGGAAACATAGTAACTCAATCAAGCATACAAAATGAGTAGGACGCATACCCAAGAAATTCTTTGTGATATCTGAAAACCCAGCTTCAGCGAATATTTCAGTAATGGCCTTCACCCTGGTCTCTTTTGGAACTGACAAGTCCTTTATGAATTGAGAAAACAGCGGGCTCTTCTTGGACGCCTCTACAACAGTTTTAATCTCAGATTCAACTTTGTCCAATGCGTTTGCTTTGGCTGCTGTAAGGAACAGTGCACTAGCATAGTTGCCCGTGCCACCATACAGAGCCTCTGGAACCTAAAGACATAAGTCAGACAAACAATTAGATTACCAGTGACATGGATGGACGAATGACACACATCTCAAATTGCCGACGACCTATTAAATTAAAAGGAGAACCTATGCAGCAACTCGCATAAAACTAGACAGATATCAAGGGAAACCGAGAAATGTAAACCGAACAACACTGAGTGTCTACTTGCCCTGAAGTTTATTTACCAAACAGCACAGTCCAACATGAAGAAACTGTCTCACCAAATATGCGAATAAGTAACTCGAGTTCAACAGTTCATCCTTTGTGTATGACTTAGGGCTCGTTTGGCagggctgtggctgtggctaaaacggctccggctgtGGCTTCTCTGATGGAGCGGCTTCTCTGGTGGAGCTAAAACTGTTTtggaaaacgtttggcaaaacgactTCTCATCTTTTTCATGAATGGATAGAAGTGATCCAATGACCAATATGCCCTTGTCTCCATAACTTGTCGTATACATGAGTTTATGTGTTGTCCTAAGTTTATGATTTCatatgaaattaaaaaaataaaaaataataataatttgcCTGGATGAGTTAGCGGTCCATATGACACATGCGTCTTAGTGGGCCAAGGATCCATGGTCTTTTAGGCCCAAGAGAGACGCGTGTGAGGGAGAGATGGAGATAAGATAGCGTTCTGCTCTCCATTCGTGGCCGGCCATGGTCGAGCCCCTCAAGCTCAGATCGACGGAGCAGAGTAAAGGAGATCTGGACGTTGTGGAATCGATCGCTTGGGTTACGAGGAGCTCGTCTGTGGTGGAAACTGGAGCGTGCCGAGTTGGAGGCAGCGGTCCCGCCGCCCGGAGCGATGCCGTCGGCCGCGGCTGTCCTCTTCGCGCGATGCTGGCCCCCGCGCCCTCCCTCCGCCCAGCGCGACTCCGGCCCGCCCACCTCCCTCGCCTAGTGCGATTTCGCCGGCCAGCACACCCCCGCCTCGGACGCGTTAGAAGGATGACGAGGTAGGTGGAGTTGGGGTGGCATTTTGGTGTGTAGTTTTGGGGCAAATTGGTATTAGCGCCTGCGGGAATGGGGAGAGGCCGCGCGGAGCAGGTTTTTTTTAGCTCCGGCTCCCTCTCCTTTTTTGTAAACGGATATTGCAGGGCTTCTCCATCGAAGCAGTTTTGTTGGAcaccgtttggtagggctccatgTGAAGCTGTTGGAGAAGTCCCTCatggagccctaccaaagggaGCCTTAAATAAGTGATTGGTGTGTGCATAATAACATTCACTAGAAAATCAAATGGTATCCAACCCTAGTACAGCATTAGGTTTTCCCAACGATAGGCAGGATAATAGAGAAATAATTGCATAATCCCCACAGTGCCAATAATACATTGATAAGAGCAACCTATCACCACTGACGTACATAATAATACAACATATGTATCCCATTTCTTAACTACATTCGCGCATCAGGGGGAATACAAGTACCTTGATCTGCTTCCCGCTGGGCTTGGCCACCTGCGACGAGAAGCCCCTCGAACCCTGCATCAGAACGAAAACGTCAGTCCCCCCAAAATCACAAGGATGACTCAAACATCCTCCCTGCAAAATACCCTAGGACATCAGGAGACAGAGCAGCCCTAGATCGGATAGAAGGCCAATCGAAATCGACAGAAATGGATCTGCTTCGACAACAGAGAGGGGGTGGGGAGCAGGGACCTGGGCAACGGCCGCGGATTCGGAGGCCGCGAGGTGGgcgcggaggagggggaggccggATCTGaggtgccgcgccgccgccatccctgTTCGCTGGCTCGTTCCGCGACGCTGGAGAGCGAAACCCTTGGGTGCGGGTGGGAGGAGATCGGGGACGAGACGAGGAGGCTGGTCAGATGGTTTTGAGGAGTGCGAGGAAAAAGAGGAAGGCGAGGCGATGCGCGACGCGAGAGGCTTGAGCCAGGGCAACCCACTCAGCTCTCGGAGAGCGGCCCAGGAAGCCCAAACTCTTTGACCGTTTCGGATCATGGGCTGTACATTAGCAACTAGGGCCATCACGGGCAGATATTTAGGCCTATTTCAGCTCCATGGGCTCAGTTTTTGGCCACATGGGCTCATGGCACGAGATGAAATGGATATGATGATAATGATTCGTAAACCTTTCCATAATCCAACAAGATTCAGCCCATGCGCAGTCCTGCCGATTGCCGCCATGGcttctcccttttttttctttgattaagaagcagaagcagaaggtTTGCTAAACAGGGAACAACTGCATTCTCAGATTTCAGAATTGTAAAGGTAGCGCAATGGAAAAGCGTTGAAACTTGAGACGAAACAGATGTGTTCGCAACTACGGAGACAGAAGAAAACAGCATTTCCGAAACACACGGAGGCAACGACGAGTAAAGCAAGTGGAAAACATTTCACAGATAACCTAGCATGTTAAGAAAACAACCGTGACCCTTTTGCCTTTTGCAAAGTTTTTCCCGTGGAAAGTTGTCAAGGCAGGCAGATGCACCCACGCAACACGCCGACACGTTATGTTACGGTACATCTGTACTCGCGATGTGCTACTAAACATCTCTGAACGGGGAGTGCGTTCCATCGTCGCAAACAAAAGCGATATAAATAAACAACCAGATCATCCATACCATGCATGACCCAAAAAAATGTTTTGTAGATTGCAGTACTTTCTCTTGCTTTTCCTCACATTCTTTACCATCTTTCCAAAATAGTGTATTCAGTGCGCCCTTGTAAAGCTTCTCTTCTGAATCACACAATGTACCATGGGCAACTGCCAAGCACACCAACCATCCCACTGAGCGCCCTTTCCATGTTGATCTCCACTCGCGCGATCCACACAAAAAGCCAAACTTTCTCCTGAAACTTTACCGCGCCCGCCCTCTAACCCATTGACACATCGCCGGGTCACAAAGCAGCtggtggtggtctggtggacGCCTTTGCCGAACCCTCTTGTTGCCTTCACCTCTCCCATCCCATGCTCATCGCTCCAGTCCTACGTGCATAACCACCTCCAACAGTCAGGTTCACTAGTCGCAAGCTACTGTTCCATCGTCGATCTTGCTCGCTCTGGATGCAAGAATGGCAGCGACCAGCACGCCGACGATGCCGGCGACGGTCACGCCCCTGCCGGGCTACGGCTACCAGGgctccgccgcgggcggcgccgagCCTCCGCAGCACAGCTCATCGGGCTCCATCGGCACGTTCTTCGGGGTGTTCGCGGCGGTCCTGGTGCTCACCTTGCTCTCCTGCGTCTTTGGGCGGGTGTGCGCGGCGCAGGCCGAGGGCCCCGACGAGGTGTACGACTGCACGAGGCTGGCCCGGCGGTGGAGCGGGTGGCGGGCGCCGCGACGGAGCGGCGGTGTGAAGCGGGAGGCGAAGGCACCGCCGCCCGTGTCCGTGGTGGAGGTTCCCGCCGCGTTGCCACCGCCGGAGGAGCCGTGAAGAAGCTGGCGCCGGCGAGGTTCATGGCCCCTTTCTTTGTCTGTCCTCTTCCGAGTTTCGATAACTAGTCGGATAGTATTATAGGAGAAAGAATCAACAAGAAGGTGCTATATGCTGTTTGATCATCTGTTCGTTGCGTCACTCGTGATGAGCATTGTTTTAAATTCTTTTGCAAAGATATAATGCTTTTTCTAAGATCTCGGCCTTCGAAATTTTTGCTGTACTCTGATCAGTTAGAGTTATATGCGTATGTCTGATCCGTTGATCCTCACATGGTTCGAGCTGAAGAGACAGAGCAACTGTTAAATTCATGAGCAGCAGTTTGACAGTTTCAGTGTACAAGAAGGCACCTCTCAACTGACAGCTCTGAATTCATACCAGACTGAGCCCTGAAGCTGCAAGCGGAGACGACGATTCGAGTCCTCTTCTGCAGAGTGAACCACCACACTCGCAGTCTCGCAGAAGAACTGCAATGATAGTTCTTTTGTCATTTGCATTGTATCAGATTTGCAGGCCGATCGTGCTGCCAAAGTTAGGTAAGCATGGCATGGTTCGGTGACGACAATAAAGAATGCACTCCTACCCTGCCCCCCACATGGCCGCTAGAATTATccgtggacgacgacgacgactgccACCACCAACTACCATTCTCCCGTCGGAATCATGCATGATCCCGGCCCCGGCCAATCTGGTTTTGCTGTGTTCTGTCACGGTTGCTCACGCATGTACGCAAGCCTCC contains:
- the LOC101766276 gene encoding ATP synthase subunit O, mitochondrial, yielding MAAARHLRSGLPLLRAHLAASESAAVAQGSRGFSSQVAKPSGKQIKVPEALYGGTGNYASALFLTAAKANALDKVESEIKTVVEASKKSPLFSQFIKDLSVPKETRVKAITEIFAEAGFSDITKNFLAVLADNGRLKFIERIAERFVDLTMAHKGEVKVVVRTVIPLPEKEEKELKETLQDILGKNKTILVEQKIDYSIMGGLVIEFGQKVFDMSIKTRAKQMEAFLRQPLEI